A DNA window from Streptomyces bacillaris contains the following coding sequences:
- a CDS encoding FtsK/SpoIIIE domain-containing protein — MTGSPLGPALLAVVVLGALGLLGWAGYCFTRWYRADAETRVSLRQARRLRWGWKRLAPMLGLAVKDATPTVLQQYGPQEQSTKPRVLVPRLRTRADAFGVTVTADALPQVGLSAWQDAGEGLCDAWGMRRIRLTQPKPGVIVARGFRREPLEAVIRSPLLGPDGSPVCRPGQFVSTDDVLLGWDEDGTPIVLNLAYSAHALVAGLTRSGKSITVNTLLAYASLMRDVRLIVIDPNLGAVAPWWRTAYKVSDAIHPDEPTEILRWVREEMQRRERLFWSGRTDRITDFSPELPLLLVVIDEVANYTRHPDRKARERFEAELLAIASQGAKFGIRLWLLTQKPSADVLTTAVRTNLSARICHRVDTVEDFLHLFPDGRELDITAADRTMPQGVSIASVGDMRTPVRLRSVYLPTEACWQINDLMCAEGLKVRDLPDHIDLDKAA, encoded by the coding sequence ATGACCGGCAGCCCCCTCGGACCCGCGCTCCTGGCCGTGGTCGTCCTCGGCGCGCTCGGACTGCTGGGCTGGGCCGGGTACTGCTTCACCCGCTGGTACCGGGCCGATGCCGAGACCCGGGTCAGCCTGCGGCAGGCGCGGCGGCTGCGGTGGGGCTGGAAGCGGCTCGCCCCGATGCTCGGCCTGGCGGTCAAGGACGCCACCCCGACCGTGCTCCAGCAGTACGGCCCGCAGGAGCAATCGACCAAGCCGCGCGTGCTGGTGCCGCGCCTGCGCACCCGCGCCGATGCCTTCGGCGTCACCGTCACCGCCGACGCGCTGCCGCAGGTCGGGCTGAGCGCCTGGCAGGACGCTGGCGAGGGCCTGTGCGACGCCTGGGGCATGCGCCGCATCCGGCTCACCCAGCCCAAACCCGGAGTGATCGTGGCGCGCGGCTTCCGGCGGGAACCGCTGGAGGCGGTGATCCGCTCACCACTCCTCGGTCCCGACGGCTCCCCCGTCTGCCGACCGGGGCAGTTCGTCTCCACCGACGACGTACTGCTCGGCTGGGACGAAGACGGCACCCCCATCGTGCTCAACCTCGCCTACTCCGCCCACGCTCTCGTCGCCGGCCTCACCCGCTCCGGCAAGTCGATCACCGTCAACACCCTGCTCGCCTACGCCTCGCTCATGCGGGACGTGCGGCTGATCGTGATCGACCCCAACCTCGGCGCCGTCGCGCCCTGGTGGCGTACCGCCTACAAGGTCTCCGACGCCATCCACCCCGACGAGCCGACCGAGATCCTGCGCTGGGTGCGCGAGGAGATGCAGCGCCGGGAGCGGCTGTTCTGGTCCGGCCGCACCGACCGCATCACCGACTTCAGCCCCGAGCTGCCGCTACTGCTCGTGGTGATCGACGAGGTCGCGAACTACACCCGGCACCCGGACCGCAAGGCCCGCGAACGCTTCGAGGCCGAGCTGCTGGCCATCGCCAGCCAGGGCGCCAAGTTCGGCATCCGGCTGTGGCTGCTCACCCAGAAGCCCTCCGCCGACGTGCTCACCACCGCCGTACGGACCAACCTGTCCGCCCGGATCTGCCACCGCGTCGACACCGTCGAGGACTTCCTGCACCTCTTCCCCGACGGCCGGGAACTGGACATCACCGCCGCCGACCGCACCATGCCCCAGGGCGTCTCGATCGCCTCCGTCGGCGACATGCGCACCCCGGTCCGGTTGCGCTCGGTCTACCTGCCCACCGAAGCCTGCTGGCAGATCAACGACCTCATGTGCGCCGAAGGGCTCAAGGTCCGCGACCTGCCCGACCACATCGACCTGGACAAGGCCGCGTGA
- a CDS encoding SCO3933 family regulatory protein, whose translation MPIDQTPALVILASESRPHFKDREGQQPAIDRATGAHLHLVDVMFAFNGRAEVITVKVPEPGLGKGLKVGLPVVFTGLVASAWENEINGKDRHGISLRADAVTAKAGA comes from the coding sequence ATGCCCATCGACCAGACTCCGGCCCTGGTGATCCTGGCCTCCGAGTCCCGGCCGCACTTCAAGGACCGCGAAGGCCAGCAGCCCGCGATCGACCGGGCCACCGGCGCCCACCTGCACCTGGTGGACGTGATGTTCGCCTTCAACGGCCGCGCCGAAGTGATCACCGTCAAGGTCCCGGAGCCGGGCCTGGGCAAGGGCCTGAAGGTCGGCCTGCCCGTCGTCTTCACCGGCCTGGTCGCCTCGGCATGGGAGAACGAGATCAACGGCAAGGACCGCCACGGCATCTCCCTGCGCGCCGACGCCGTCACCGCCAAGGCGGGCGCCTGA
- a CDS encoding GntR family transcriptional regulator: MTFERIADDLRQQIRDGELRPGQLLPTQSQLMQTYKASSLTVQKAIRLLRNEGWVIARQGRGTFVTRSADFEDAFEKVAGDLTQQIYSGTLAPGSRLPAREVLAEHYAVPLNVVTNAIALLAGNFLLRYLGELPADEVYVRDWDDHGFATQLTHGRLVRKIRDGSLARGATVTVDEVVDTIGGDPESADQALTFLTLEGRMKKAHQRNGSMAYVVVGGEFGTEVPVAVQPVDEPDEASAAPPNEFPAVAGVADLAYKLERALERIEELEERVERLEGRDTN; encoded by the coding sequence TTGACGTTCGAGCGCATCGCGGACGACCTCAGGCAGCAGATCCGGGACGGCGAACTGCGGCCCGGCCAGCTCCTGCCGACCCAGAGCCAGCTCATGCAGACCTACAAGGCGTCGAGCCTGACCGTGCAGAAGGCGATCCGGCTGCTCAGGAACGAGGGCTGGGTCATCGCCCGCCAGGGGCGCGGCACATTCGTCACGCGCTCGGCCGACTTCGAGGACGCCTTCGAGAAGGTCGCCGGCGATCTCACACAGCAGATCTACTCCGGCACTCTGGCTCCCGGCTCCCGGCTCCCGGCCCGCGAGGTCTTGGCGGAGCACTATGCGGTGCCGCTCAACGTGGTCACCAATGCCATCGCCCTGCTGGCCGGTAACTTCCTCCTGCGTTACCTCGGTGAGCTGCCCGCCGACGAGGTCTACGTACGCGACTGGGACGACCACGGCTTCGCCACCCAGCTCACCCACGGCCGCCTGGTCCGCAAGATCAGAGACGGCTCACTGGCCAGGGGCGCCACGGTCACCGTGGACGAGGTGGTCGACACAATCGGCGGCGACCCGGAATCCGCAGACCAGGCTCTGACCTTCCTCACTCTGGAGGGCAGGATGAAGAAGGCCCACCAGCGCAACGGCTCGATGGCGTATGTCGTCGTGGGGGGCGAGTTCGGCACAGAGGTACCGGTCGCGGTGCAGCCGGTGGACGAGCCGGACGAAGCGTCGGCTGCCCCGCCGAACGAGTTCCCGGCGGTGGCCGGAGTGGCGGATCTCGCCTACAAGCTGGAACGAGCCCTGGAGCGGATCGAGGAGCTGGAGGAGCGCGTCGAACGCCTCGAAGGCCGCGACACCAACTGA
- a CDS encoding GntR family transcriptional regulator — translation MPSPKTFTKIADHFRERILSGELEPGAKLPTNREIAGQWQAAAATVSRALQALQVENFIRTTPRGTYVADDPRWTLSARDRLARVQRVKSFLAEGETSRVTAAELIIPPLYVAEIFDLEAGDQVVRREWLAGRGKTRTVFAVTWYPAPFAALVPDLLNTAPGRNHGLSARVLEATGRTITHARDDMHARPADAREASALGLPVGSPILAGAHRWSDAEGIIEYGEWCLPPRFTIGYEYQP, via the coding sequence ATGCCCAGTCCCAAGACGTTCACGAAGATCGCGGATCACTTCCGGGAGCGCATCCTGTCCGGAGAGCTTGAGCCGGGCGCCAAGCTGCCGACCAACCGGGAGATCGCCGGGCAGTGGCAGGCCGCGGCCGCCACCGTCTCCCGCGCCTTGCAGGCTCTCCAGGTGGAGAACTTCATCCGCACCACCCCCCGGGGCACCTACGTCGCCGATGACCCTCGCTGGACGCTGTCGGCGCGGGACCGGCTGGCCCGGGTCCAGCGGGTGAAGTCGTTCCTGGCCGAGGGGGAGACGAGCCGGGTGACGGCCGCCGAGCTGATCATCCCGCCGCTGTACGTGGCGGAGATCTTCGATCTGGAGGCCGGGGATCAGGTGGTTCGGCGCGAGTGGCTGGCCGGACGGGGCAAGACCCGGACCGTGTTCGCGGTGACCTGGTACCCGGCCCCGTTCGCCGCCCTCGTGCCGGACCTGCTGAACACCGCCCCGGGCCGCAATCACGGACTCTCGGCCAGGGTTCTGGAAGCCACCGGGCGCACGATCACCCACGCCCGCGACGACATGCACGCCCGTCCCGCCGATGCCCGAGAGGCGAGCGCGCTGGGGCTGCCGGTCGGCTCCCCTATCCTGGCCGGCGCCCACCGCTGGTCGGACGCGGAGGGGATCATCGAGTACGGGGAATGGTGCCTGCCGCCTCGATTCACCATCGGCTACGAGTACCAGCCCTGA
- a CDS encoding DUF7848 domain-containing protein — MSPRAIYRHVVHTIRHAPEGGITYEAFCVTGGCGAESGPHPQQEAAQDWALRHTGRTGHDLFRRVFTDHAKVTRAE; from the coding sequence GTGAGCCCCCGCGCTATCTACCGGCACGTCGTTCACACCATCCGCCACGCGCCCGAAGGGGGCATCACCTACGAGGCGTTCTGCGTCACCGGCGGCTGCGGAGCCGAATCCGGACCGCACCCCCAGCAGGAAGCCGCACAGGACTGGGCACTCCGCCACACCGGACGCACCGGCCACGACCTGTTCAGACGCGTCTTCACCGACCATGCCAAGGTCACCCGAGCCGAGTAG
- a CDS encoding restriction endonuclease fold toxin-2 domain-containing protein: MHNTNTGCPTSYALSLKTGAPKGSGANQAYQIRQVGSTEYHATGGGTQVWADGLDINTSELLDAKYVGNPGRSPFVPGGKVPVFIQAKIDAKMGDEFSRYAAVINDPGNPLTGLRVITNESGAVPYFRGLMQQHGVPGSVVLSP; this comes from the coding sequence GTGCACAACACCAATACGGGCTGCCCGACGTCTTATGCGTTGTCGTTGAAAACTGGGGCTCCGAAGGGTAGCGGCGCGAATCAGGCCTACCAGATTAGGCAGGTTGGTTCGACCGAATATCATGCCACGGGTGGCGGTACACAAGTTTGGGCTGACGGTCTCGATATCAACACTTCCGAACTTCTGGATGCCAAGTATGTTGGCAATCCGGGGCGGAGTCCCTTTGTGCCGGGCGGGAAGGTCCCAGTATTTATCCAGGCAAAAATCGATGCCAAGATGGGCGATGAATTCTCACGGTACGCGGCGGTGATCAACGATCCTGGAAATCCATTGACGGGATTGCGCGTCATCACCAACGAGTCGGGGGCCGTGCCATACTTTAGGGGCCTGATGCAACAGCATGGGGTACCAGGCTCTGTCGTCTTGAGTCCATAG